One genomic segment of Syngnathus typhle isolate RoL2023-S1 ecotype Sweden linkage group LG8, RoL_Styp_1.0, whole genome shotgun sequence includes these proteins:
- the znhit2 gene encoding zinc finger HIT domain-containing protein 2: MNPIMRRTLPPSVRNLLTDIGPKDEWSDEEENASAVSRDGILLPGRGASSEQEEFITQASAGGKNSKVCMLCKCKPACYTCPRCNLHYCGVACYRSPDHSMCSEEFYKESVLEELGNIGEADQEGKKKMHEILLRLRQKAQVTNGGMESVLREAGMEQAGNIEAMDLLSRLAELQESGADSAGEMEDILRTLEEIGGQEDDEEPAESVTRHLSELDLDKFSEEELWALLDNREKEKFTGLLREGTLAGLIPVWRPWWEEHDQVGRALVEVLEEEVQNPHQNVKKTKSKNETASSVVSGVPAISAKIPKLSSLCSNPSPLVCYSVINTLYCYTFTLQLFNGDADSLLFEFCDTMLTLSEALSSSKVFNSVQEAVHSGEAIILGGGYLNKQESLATDLAVEATAHVLTGKDKDNVAGYVLAALSQLRSAFSQARASLSKGGEEGARRQKYFLASKKCEFFQAWTLDHSCGTRGLALELWNEYSRRESQRKNVEETKTLVEETFKKGNRKSNSMLIQELK, encoded by the coding sequence ATGAATCCAATAATGAGACGGACACTTCCTCCTTCAGTGAGGAATCTTCTGACAGACATCGGTCCAAAGGACGAGTGGTCGGATGAAGAAGAGAATGCTTCGGCGGTCAGCAGGGATGGGATCCTGCTCCCCGGCAGAGGAGCTTCTTCTGAACAAGAAGAGTTCATCACTCAGGCTTCAGCCGGTGGGAAGAACTCCAAAGTGTGCATGCTGTGCAAGTGCAAACCTGCGTGCTACACTTGCCCTCGGTGCAACTTGCATTACTGCGGTGTGGCTTGCTACCGCAGCCCTGATcactccatgtgttcagaggagTTCTACAAGGAGTCCGTTCTTGAGGAGTTGGGAAACATAGGGGAGGCAGACCAAGAAGGGAAGAAGAAAATGCATGAGATTCTGCTCAGACTGAGACAAAAAGCCCAAGTTACAAACGGAGGAATGGAAAGCGTGTTAAGAGAAGCCGGAATGGAGCAAGCCGGCAACATTGAGGCTATGGACTTGCTTTCCAGATTAGCTGAGCTTCAGGAATCGGGAGCGGATAGTGCGGGGGAGATGGAGGACATCTTGAGAACACTGGAAGAGATCGGAGGCCAAGAAGACGATGAGGAGCCGGCGGAAAGCGTGACCCGTCATCTGTCAGAGCTTGATCTTGACAAGTTCTCCGAAGAGGAGCTGTGGGCGCTCCTTGACAACCGTGAGAAGGAGAAGTTTACTGGTCTGCTGAGAGAGGGCACTCTTGCTGGTTTGATCCCAGTGTGGAGGCCGTGGTGGGAGGAACACGACCAGGTAGGGAGAGCACTGGTGGAGGTACTGGAGGAGGAGGTTCAGAATCCACATCAAAACGTGAAAAAGACTAAGAGCAAGAATGAAACGGCAAGTTCGGTGGTCTCTGGTGTCCCTGCCATTTCTGCTAAGATCCCCAAACTAAGCTCCTTATGTTCCAATCCATCTCCATTGGTCTGCTACAGTGTGATCAACACTCTTTATTGCTATACTTTCACATTGCAGCTCTTCAACGGTGACGCCGATTCGCTCCTGTTTGAATTCTGTGACACGATGCTCACCTTGTCGGAGGCGCTGAGCTCCAGCAAGGTTTTTAACTCTGTCCAAGAGGCCGTACACAGCGGAGAGGCTATCATCTTAGGAGGAGGCTACCTCAACAAACAAGAATCCCTCGCCACCGACTTGGCAGTAGAAGCCACCGCTCACGTCCTGACCGGTAAAGACAAAGATAACGTCGCGGGATACGTCCTGGCGGCCTTGAGTCAGCTACGGTCAGCGTTCTCCCAAGCCAGGGCCTCTCTCTCCAAGGGGGGAGAAGAAGGCGCAAGGAGACAGAAATACTTCCTGGCTTCCAAGAAGTGTGAATTCTTTCAAGCCTGGACGCTGGATCATTCGTGTGGCACACGCGGGCTGGCTCTGGAGCTGTGGAACGAGTACAGTCGACGAGAGAGCCAAAGGAAAAATGTGGAAGAAACAAAGACGCTCGTTGAGGAGACCTTTAAAAAAGGAAATAGGAAAAGCAATAGTATGTTGATCCAggaattaaaataa